One stretch of Halapricum desulfuricans DNA includes these proteins:
- a CDS encoding winged helix-turn-helix domain-containing protein produces the protein MSNEDDEFDWLTEMDKEILNVLGTDLTLTPSVIAENINRSQKGVGNRLSALQAGGLVEKVKRGKYKITEKGLEVAGGEWFYVTTLEGESDHEMAIKLDEDEDITDVTSIEGREVYIRRTPEEGQNEENTDS, from the coding sequence ATGAGCAACGAAGACGACGAGTTCGACTGGCTGACGGAGATGGATAAAGAGATACTGAACGTTCTTGGAACTGATCTAACCCTCACTCCATCAGTGATTGCCGAGAACATCAATCGCTCTCAGAAAGGTGTCGGGAATCGCCTTAGTGCCCTACAGGCAGGCGGCCTTGTTGAAAAAGTCAAACGGGGGAAATATAAGATTACTGAAAAGGGGTTAGAAGTCGCTGGCGGTGAGTGGTTCTACGTCACGACTTTAGAAGGGGAAAGCGACCACGAGATGGCCATCAAATTAGATGAAGACGAAGATATCACCGATGTCACGAGCATCGAAGGGAGAGAGGTCTACATTCGGAGAACACCAGAGGAAGGTCAGAACGAGGAAAATACAGATTCCTAA